CGCGGCCCTGGTCGCGGAAATGCTCGGCCACCGCCAGCGTCATGTAGGCGGCCTGCTTGCGCATCAGCGGCGCCTCGTCCGAAGTGGCGCAGACGACGACGCTGCGGGCCAGACCCTCCTCGCCCAGATCCTCGGTGATGAATTCCTGCAGTTCGCGCCCGCGCTCGCCGATCAGGCCGATCACCGCGACCTCGGCGGCGGAGAAGCGCGCCAGCATCGACATGACCGACGATTTGCCGACGCCCGATCCGGCGAAGATGCCCATGCGCTGGCCGCGGCAACAGGTGAGAAAGGCGTTGATGGCGCGGATGCCCAGATCCAGCTTTTCTCCCACCCGCGCGCGGGAATGGGCGTTGGGCGGGTTGTTGCGGATCGGCGTGCCCTGCGGCCCCTTGGGCAGCGGCCCCTTGCCGTCGACCGGCTCGCCCAGCGCGTTGACGACACGGCCGAGCCAGGCATCGGTTGGGTAGATCATCGCCTGGTCGCCCGCCACCAGCGCCCGGCAGCCCAACCCAACGCCATCGAGCGCGCCGAAGGGCATGGCGAGCGCCCGGCCCTGGCGGAACCCGACCACCTCGCAGGGGATCCGGCGGCGGTCGCGCGTCTCCACGATGCAGCGGCCGCCGACCGACAATTCCTTCTCGATGCCGCCGACCTCGACCATCAGGCCGGACACGGCGGTGACGCGGCCATAGCGGCTGCAATCAGGAATCGAGTCGATGTCGCGGATCAGCTGGTCGAAATCGAACGGCATGGGTCGGATACCGACATCCCCAAGACGGGACGCGCTCCTATTAAGTGGTAGTTCTGTGGACGGAGGCGACGTTAACCACCATGATCGCATCTTGCGATGGAAGGATTAACGTTGTGTAAGCGCTTGGCACTGGCGTTAAGCTGAATCGTCTGTTAACTTGTGTAAACGGGATGGTTGAAATCGATCATTAAGGATCGGAGACCAACCACGGGGTCGGGTAGCGAAAGCGCGCCATCAAACGTCGGGATATCGCCATGAGGGTTCTGCTGGTTGAAGACGATTCCTCCGTCGCCAAAAGCATCGAGCTGATGCTGAACACGGAAGGATTCATCGTCGACTCTACCGACCTGGGTGAAGACGGGCTGGAGATCGGCAAGCTCTATGACTACGACATCATCATTCTCGACCTGATGCTGCCTGACATCGACGGGTACGAGGTTCTGCGCCGCCTGCGCGCCGCCCGCGTGACCACCCCGATCCTTATCCTCTCCGGCCTGACCGAGATGGACAACAAGATCAAGGGGCTGGGTTTCGGCGCCGACGATTACCTGACCAAGCCGTTCGACAAGCGCGAACTGATCGCCCGCATCCAGGCCATCGTCCGCCGGTCGAAGGGCCATTCGGACAGCATCATCCGCACCGGCCGTTTGACCGTCAACCTCGATACCCGCACGGTGGAGGTCGACCAGTCGCCGCTGCACCTGACCGGCAAGGAATACGGCATCCTGGAGTTGTTGAGCCTGCGCAAGGGCACGACGCTGACCAAGGAGATGTTCCTGAATCATCTCTATGGCGGGATGGACGAGCCGGAACTGAAGATCATCGACGTCTTCGTCTGCAAGCTGCGCAAGAAGCTGGCCGCGGCCACCCAGGGCGACAACTATATTGAAACGGTATGGGGCCGCGGCTATGTGCTGCGCGACCCGCAAGAGGAAATCTCGGAAGCGAATCCCCCGCCGCCGCCGCGGGTGCCGCAACAGCAGGCCGCCGGCTGACCGCCACGGAAAATCTGTCGGCACTGTCGCTCTCACAATCGAACGCCCGGACGTCTTTCACCTTGAAAGCCGGACCGGGCGTTCCCATGTCAGGCAGGTCATTCTGCTACGGACTGCGGGGCGTTCAGCCGCCCCCACGCTCAGCCCCCCTCTTTTCGCCTTCGCGGGCTTGCCTTTGCGGGCATATGGGGGCCGCCAATCCCACATCCAGTCTGATGCGCCGCACCGGTGGTGCGGCGCCCTTCGCGTTATGGGAGACAGACATGCCCGTCGGCACCGTCAAATGGTTCAACAGCACCAAGGGCTTCGGCTTCATCCAGCCGGAAAGCGGCGGCCCGGATGTGTTCGTTCACATCTCCGCTGTCGAACGCGCCGGGCTGCGCAGCCTGGTCGATGGCCAGAAGATTTCCTACGAGGAGCAGCGCGATCCCAAGCGCGGCAAGACCTCGGCGGAAAATCTGAAGGCGGTCTGACCGCCTGACCGCCGACCTGCGGAAAAAGGGGCATCGGGAAACCGGTGCCCTTTTTCCGTGTTGCGCATTCAGCGCCGCCCATACGCCGGGCCTATGCCCCGCCGGGAGCTGCCCAGAGGAGAACCGCTATGGCTTTCAAACCGAACTACAACCAGCAGCGGGCCGAGCGTAACCGGGCCAAGGAACAGAAGAAGCAGGAAAGGCTGCAGCGTCGCGAAGAGGGCGTCGCCGCCCGCCGCGCCGGCGAGCAGACCGAGCCGGACGGGACGGAGCCGCAGGACGATGTCCAGGCGACCGACGCCGATACGGACACCGAGACCAAGACCGATACCAACAATGCTTGACCGCAAGGCCGATCCCACGGCCGACCGCGACCACACGGAGGACAGGCCATGGCCCGTCAGAAGAAACAGCCCGTTGAAAATGCCTTCGCACTGTTCGATGTGATCTACCAGGACGGTGCGCGCACCTCGAACCGCAAGGTGCCGACCACCGACATCGACCAGTTCGACCGCGAGAACTCCATCCGCGCCTTCATCGAGGCTCAAGACCGCAAGATCGCCGAGATGTCCGGCAATCCGCGCGGCCCCATCAAGTCGATCACGCCCTCGGCTTGAGGGCCGATGCCATCTCTGGCTGGCCGTCATCCCCGCGAAGGCGGGGATCCAGCCTTTTCAAGTGCCTGAGCAGAAAGCCTGGATTCCCGCCTTCGCGGGGATGAGGGTCGTCAAGACGAGGATCGCGGGGGTCACGCCACCCTGGCGCCGGCGGCGGAGAAGCCGCCCAGGCTGTACAGACCGCGCTGGCCTTCCACCGGCTTGAACTTGTCGGTGATGCCCAGCACCGTTTCCGCACCGCCCAGATACAGCACGCCATCCTGCGGCATCTGGCGGGAGATGGACTCCAACACCTTGGCCTTCGTCGGCTGATCGAAATAGATCAGCACATTGCGGCAGAAGACGATGTCGAACTGGCCCAGCGCCGACAGGTCGCCCAGCAGGTTCCATTCGCGGAAAGACACCATCTGGCGCAGCTGCTGGCTGATCTGCCACTTGTCGCCATTCTGCTTGAAATGCTTGACCAGCATGGTGATGGGAAGGCCGCGCTGCACCTCGAACTGGGTGTAGACGCCGGACTTCGCCCGTTCCACCATTTCGGCCGAGATGTCGGTGCCGACGATCTCGATGCGCCAACCGGCCAGCTTCGCCGCCTCGTCGTTGAGGATCATCGACAACGAATAGGCTTCCTGCCCCGACGAACAGGCAGCCGACCAGATGCGAAGACTGCGCTTGGCAGCCCGCGCCTCCATCAGCTTCGGCAGCACCAGCTGCTTGAACTGGTCGAAGGGCTTCTGGTCGCGGAAGAAGGACGACTCGTTGGTCGTCATCGCTTCCGTGATGTCGCGCAGCAGCGCCTCGTCCTTGCGGGTGCGGACGGTGGTCGCCAGCTCCTCCAAGCCCTTCATGTTCCACTTGCGCGCCACCGGCATCAGCCGGGATTCGAGCAGGTAGGCCTTGTCACGGGTGAGGACCAGGCCGGAACGCTGCTTGAGCAGCGTGGAGAACATGTCGAAATCTTCGACTCTCATGCTGCCCTCGAAGCGAGCTTGCGGATATGGGGACCGATTTCCTTGAGCGGCAGGATGGAGTTGCAGATGCCGGCTTGCGCAACGGCCCCCGGCATGCCCCAGACCACGCTCGACGCCTCATCCTGGGCGATCAGGGTGCCGCCGCCGTTGACCACGTCGGTGCAGCCCTTCAACCCGTCCTGCCCCATGCCGGTCAGGATGCAGGCCAGGATCTTGCGGCCGCCATAGGCCTTCAGGATCGACCGCATCATCGGGTCGACGGCGGGGCGGCAGAAATTCTCCGGCGGATCCTTGCTGAGCACGATCACGTTGGCCCCGCCGCGCTGCGCCACCAGCATGTGGAAGTCGCCGGGAGCGATGTAGCAGCGGTTCTGGACGATCGGCTCGCCATCCTTGGCCTCGCGCGCATCGATCCCGCATTGGCGGGTGATGTGTTCGGCCAGGATGGTGGTGAAGGTCGCCGGCATGTGCTGGGTGATCAGGATCGGCTGGCTGACGCCGGTCTTCAGGTGCGACAGCACCTCGAACAGCGCCTGCGGACCGCCGGTGGAACTGCCGATGGCGATCACGTCCGGCTTCACCGCCATGGCACCGGCCGGTGCCGGGCGGGTGACGATCGGCCCGACCTCCCGCTTCAGCAGCCCGACCGGGGTCGCCGGACTCAGCGGACGGATTTCACCGCGCGAGCGCGACCCGGCTCGCCTGGCGGCGGCACCCAGCGCCTTGACCTTGGCGACCAGCTCGCGCTTGAAATCCTCGGCCCCGCCGATCTCGCGGGTGGAGGTCGGCTTCGGAATGTAATCGGCGGCACCCGCCGACAGGCAGCGGATCGACACGTCGGCCCCGCGCAGCGTCAGCGTGGAGGCCATGATGATCTTCACCTGCGGCGCCACCGCCAGCAGCTTCGGGATGGCGGTCAGGCCGTCCATCACCGGCATCTCGATGTCCAGCACGATGACGTCGATCGAGTTGCGCTGGAGCGAATTGACCGCCATCTGGCCGTCGCCCACCGAG
This genomic stretch from Azospirillum humicireducens harbors:
- the ctrA gene encoding response regulator transcription factor CtrA, which codes for MRVLLVEDDSSVAKSIELMLNTEGFIVDSTDLGEDGLEIGKLYDYDIIILDLMLPDIDGYEVLRRLRAARVTTPILILSGLTEMDNKIKGLGFGADDYLTKPFDKRELIARIQAIVRRSKGHSDSIIRTGRLTVNLDTRTVEVDQSPLHLTGKEYGILELLSLRKGTTLTKEMFLNHLYGGMDEPELKIIDVFVCKLRKKLAAATQGDNYIETVWGRGYVLRDPQEEISEANPPPPPRVPQQQAAG
- a CDS encoding cold-shock protein, encoding MPVGTVKWFNSTKGFGFIQPESGGPDVFVHISAVERAGLRSLVDGQKISYEEQRDPKRGKTSAENLKAV
- a CDS encoding CheR family methyltransferase; the protein is MRVEDFDMFSTLLKQRSGLVLTRDKAYLLESRLMPVARKWNMKGLEELATTVRTRKDEALLRDITEAMTTNESSFFRDQKPFDQFKQLVLPKLMEARAAKRSLRIWSAACSSGQEAYSLSMILNDEAAKLAGWRIEIVGTDISAEMVERAKSGVYTQFEVQRGLPITMLVKHFKQNGDKWQISQQLRQMVSFREWNLLGDLSALGQFDIVFCRNVLIYFDQPTKAKVLESISRQMPQDGVLYLGGAETVLGITDKFKPVEGQRGLYSLGGFSAAGARVA
- a CDS encoding protein-glutamate methylesterase/protein-glutamine glutaminase, with product MSDSFGRGPLTTARPANPDPVRVMVVDDSAVIRGLLTRALEGDPDIRVVTSVGDGQMAVNSLQRNSIDVIVLDIEMPVMDGLTAIPKLLAVAPQVKIIMASTLTLRGADVSIRCLSAGAADYIPKPTSTREIGGAEDFKRELVAKVKALGAAARRAGSRSRGEIRPLSPATPVGLLKREVGPIVTRPAPAGAMAVKPDVIAIGSSTGGPQALFEVLSHLKTGVSQPILITQHMPATFTTILAEHITRQCGIDAREAKDGEPIVQNRCYIAPGDFHMLVAQRGGANVIVLSKDPPENFCRPAVDPMMRSILKAYGGRKILACILTGMGQDGLKGCTDVVNGGGTLIAQDEASSVVWGMPGAVAQAGICNSILPLKEIGPHIRKLASRAA